From Candidatus Polarisedimenticolaceae bacterium:
GGCTGATCCGGGACAACGTCGTGATCTACACCGGCAAGGTCGGCTCGCTGCGCCGCTTCAAGGACGACGTCTCGGAAGTGAAGAACGGCTTCGAGTGCGGGATCGGCATCGCCGGCTACAACGACCTCAAGGAAGGCGACGTCATCGAGTTCTTCACGATCGAGAAGATCGCGCAGCAGAGCCTCTAACCGGAGGGGCCGATGACCGTCGGCGTCCTCACGTTCGAGCTGCACCTTCCGGGCGCGCGCTCGCTGAAGGACAAGCGCCAGATCGTCCGCAGCCTCAAGGAGCGCCTGCGCTCGCGCCACAACGTGGCGGTCTCCGAGCTCGAGGAGCATGCGGAGCTGTGGCAGCGAGCCACCCTCGCGATCGTCTCGGTGGCGGGGCGGCGCGATCCCCTCGAGCGGCTGTTCGAGACGGTCCTGGCCGAGTCGGAGTCGCAGGTCCCCGGACACGTGCTTTCGCCCTCGACCGAGTTCCTGGAGGGAGACCTCGCATGACGAGCCACCGGCTCTCCCGCGTCAACGAGCAGATCCTGACGATCCTGGCGGAAGCGGTGCGCGACGAGGTTCGCGACCCGCGGGTCCAGGGCCTCATCACCCTCACCGGCGTCCGTGTGACCCAGGACATGGACCTCGCCCGGGTGTACGTCTCCGCGCTGGGCTCCGAGCCCGAGCGCGTCGCCGCGGTCAAGGCGCTCAATCACGCGGCGCCGTTCCTGCGGCGCATCGTCGCGCAGCGCGCGGGGCTGCGACACACGCCGCGCCTCGAGTTCCTCGCCGATGCCAGTCTCGAGACCGGCGCCCGTGTCGAGCGGGTCCTCAAGGACATCGAGAACGAGGAACGATGAGCCCTCCCGAGGGGCTCCTCCTGGTCGACAAGCCGGAAGGACCCACCAGCCACGACGTGGTCGCGCTCGTCAAGCGTCGTCTCGCGGCGTCGAAGGTCGGACACGCCGGGACGCTCGATCCGATGGCCTCCGGCCTTCTTCCCCTCGCGCTCGGGCGCGCGACGCGTCTGATCCGGTTCCTGCCCGCCGCCCCGAAGGTGTATGCCGGCTCGATCCGGCTCGGCCTCGCGACGACGACCGACGACGTGACCGGGGAGGCGTTGTCGCGCCACGACGGTCCCGCTCCGCCGCTCGCGGAGGTGATCGCGGCCGCCGCCCGATTCTCCGGGCGCCTCCTCCAGCACCCCCCCGCCTTCTCCGCCCGCCGGGTCTCGGGGCAGCGGATGTACCGGCTCGCGCGCAGGGGAGAGGCGGCGGTGGGCCCGCCGGTCGAGGTGGAGGTGTACCGGTTCGACCTCGCGGCGACCGGCGATCCGTGGAGCTTCGCCTTCACGGTGGCGGTCTCCTCCGGGACGTACGTCCGCTCCCTCGCCAGGGACCTCGGGGCCGCCCTCGGGTGCGGCGGGACGCTCGAGACGCTCCGCCGGACGGCGATCGGCCCCTTCCGCGTCGAGGACGCCGTCGCGATCGCGGGGGACGCCGCGCTCGATCCCGCGCGGATCGTCCCGCTGGAAGGGATGCCCCTGGGGTTGCCGGACGCCGCGCTCGACGACGCCGCCGCGTCGCGATTCGCCTCGGGGGTGGCGATTCCGTGGGATCAGGGCGAGGGGCTGTTGCGCGTGACGGCCCCCGGGCGGCTCGTCGGGGTCGGCGAGGTCCGGAACGGTCTTCTCGCACCGCGGGTGGTCGTGTGCTAGATTCCCGCGGTTCCTGAAGTCCTTTTTCTGACCCGCTCGCATCTGTCGACGGGTTCGGAGGTCGGCGAGATGCCGCTCAATCCCCAGCACAAGTCCGAGTTGATCGAGTCCTACAAGACCCACGGCACCGATACCGGGTCGCCGGAGGTCCAGATCGCGCTCCTCACGAAGCGGATCGAGCACCTCACCGAGCACTTCAAGTCCCACGCGAAGGACCACCACTCGCGCCAGGGGCTGCTCAAGATGGTCGGCAAGCGCCGTCGCCTGCTCGATTACCTCAAGCGCAAGGACCTCGATCGTTATCAGCGCGTCATCGGCCGCCTCGGCATCCGCAAGTAGCGGAGAGGCGGGCCTACGGCGCCCAGAAGGCACGGGACCGCGGGGCCGGGAAACCGGCTCGCTCCCGTGCGTGAAGCTTTGGAACGGAGAACCCTGGGGCCGTGGGAGCCCCGCAATGGGCCCTTGTGCCTGCGCGGAGCGCGCGGCTCGGGCCGTACGAGAGGTAGGCGGTCGTGATGCGACGCAAGGAAATCGAGATCGGCGGGAAACCGCTCGTCGTCGAGACGGGCAAGGTGGCGAAGCAGGCGGACGGATCGGTGATGGTCCGTTACGGCGACACGGTGGTCCTCGTCACCGCGTGCGCCGCGAAGGAGCCGCGGCCGGGGATCGACTTCCTCCCGCTGACGGTCGACTATCGCGAGAACACCTACGCGGCCGGAAAGATCCCCGGCGGGTTCTTCCGCCGTGAGGGCCGCCCCAACGAGAAGGAGATCCTCTCCTCGCGGCTCATCGACCGCCCGCTGCGCCCGCTTTTCCCCGACGGCTGGGGGTGCGAGACGCAGATCGTCGCGTTGCTGCTCTCGTCCGACCAGGAAAACGACTCGGACGTCCTGGCGGTCACCGGCGCCTCCTTCGCGCTGGCCATCTCGGACATCCCCTTCCCCACGCCGATCGCGGCGGTCCGCGTCGGCCTGACCGCCGACGGCGCGTACCTTCTCAACCCGACCTTCACCCAGCTCGAGACGAGCCGGCTCGACCTCGTGGTCGCCGGCTCGAAGGACGCGGTCGTGATGGTCGAGGCGGGATCGAAGGAGGTCTCCGAGGCCGAGATGCTCGAGGCGATCCGGCTCGGGCACGAGGCGATCCGGAAGATCGTCGCGGCCCAGGAGGAGCTCGCGAAGGAGTGCGGGAAGGCCAAGCGCACCTTCACGAAGGCGCCGGAGCCCGAGGGAGTCCGCGAGAGGCTCGACCGCGAGTGGAAGCCGCGCCTGGCGGAAGCGATGCGGATCAAGGCGAAGCTCGACAGCTACGCCAAGGTCGACGCGCTGAAGAAGGAGATGCTCGCATCCTTCGGCGAAACCGAGGCCGAGGCCAGGTCGTTCGCGTCGAAATACTGGTACGAGCTGCAGGATCACATCCTCCGCGAGGAGGTCTTCGAGCGGGGCGTGCGCCTGGACGGGCGCGCGTTCGACCAGGTCCGTCCGATCACCTGCGAAGTGGGGGTTCTCCCCCGCACCCACGGCTCCGCGCTGTTCACGCGCGGCGAGACGCAGGCGCTCGTGACGGTCACCCTCGGGACCTCGGCCGACGCGCAGAAGCTCGACTGGGTGGAGGGCGAGTCCTTCCGTCGCTTCATGCTGCACTACAACTTCCCGCCGTTCTCCGTCGGCGAGGTCAAGTTCCTCCGCGGCCCGGGTCGTCGCGAGATCGGCCACGGCGCCCTCGCCGAGCGTTCGCTCGTCCCGCTCGCGCCCAGCGAGGAGAAGTGGCCCTACACGATCCGCATCGTGTCGGACATCCTCGAGTCCAACGGCTCCTCGTCGATGGCGAGCATCTGCGGCGGCTCGCTCGCGCTCATGGACGCCGGCGTCCCGATGGACGCCGCGGTCGCGGGCGTGGCGATGGGGCTCATCAAGGGGGACACGAAGTTCGCGGTGCTGACCGACATCGCCGGTGCCGAGGACCACCACGGCGACATGGACTTCAAGGTCGCGGGGACCCGGAACGGGATCACCGCGCTCCAGATGGACATCAAGATCGGCGGCGTGACCCCCGAGATCATGGCGCAGGCCCTCGATCAGGCGCTCCGCGGCCGGCTGCACATCCTCGACCGGATGCAGGAGTCGATCCAGACGCACCGCGCCGAGATCTCCCCCTTCGCCCCGCGGATCATCACGATCCAGATCCACAAGGAGAAGATCCGCGACGTCATCGGCCAGGGCGGGAAGACCATCCGCTCGATCGTCGAGCGCACGGGCTGCAAGATCGAGGTCCACGACGACGGCCGCGTCGACATCGCCTCGACCGACGAGGCGGCGGCGCAGAAGGCGGTCGAGATCATCCGCGAGCTCACGGCCGAGGCCGAGCTCGGCAAGACCTACCTCGGCAAGGTGGTGCGCGTCGTGAACTTCGGCGCGTTCGTCGAGATCATGCCGGGCGTCGAAGGACTTCTGCACATCTCCGAGATCGCCGAGCAGCGGATCGCCCAGGTGCAGGACGAGATCGACGAGGGCGACGAGGTCCTCGTCAAGGTGATCGAGATCTCCGAGGGGCGCGTGCGCCTGAGCCGCAAGGCGGTCCTGCGCGAGCAGCGCGGCGAGACCGGGCCGCCGCCGGAAGGGGAAGGCGGCGGACGTCCGCCTCGCGACGGCGGGTACCGAGGGGGGGACCGCGGGGGGCGCGGGCCGCGTCGGGGCCCGCGCGGCGGCGGCGGCGGACACCACGGCGGCGGCCCGCGCGGCGACCGTCCCGCCGACGCGTTGCAGGGCGTCCCGCAGGGGGGCGGTCGCGGCGAAGGCGGCCCCGGCGGCGACGACCGCGACTGAGGCCCGATGTTCGGAGGACGCGTCGCAAGGCATCTGATCGAGACGGGGCGGCTCACGCAGGCCCAGCTCGACGAGGCCGTGCGCACGCAGGGCTTCTTCGGCGGCCAGCTCGAGACCTACCTGCTCAAGCTCGGCTACGTGGACGAGGCGACCCTCGGCGCGGCGCTCACGGAAGCGTCGGGGGTCCCCTTCGCCGCGGTCGAGCAGCTCCGGGCCATCCCCGACGACGCGATGCGCAGCGTGCCGGCGGCGATCGTCGAGAAGCACCGGGTCTGCCCGTTCCGGGTGGAGGACGGCCGCTTGCGGATCGCCACCCTCAACCCGCGCGACCTCGCGGCGATCCGCGAGATCCAGCAGGCCTCCGGCCTTCCCGTGGATCCGTGGATCACGACGGAGTTCCGCCTCTACCAGGCCCTCGAGCGCCACTGGAAGATCCGTTACCCCGGCGTGAAGGCGATCACCCTCGCCCCGCCCGCGAACCTCCCTCGGCGGCCGTCGGCCGCGGCCGGCCCCTCCGTCGAGGAGACCCCGCCGCAGTTCGGTCTGGACGGTCTCCCGCTCGACGCCGAGGCGCACCACGCGCTCGACGTCTTCGCGTCGCCGGCCCCGATCGCGGAGCCGGATCCCGCTTCCGAGCCGGTCCGCGCGATGCCGGCGGAACCGGCTCGACCCGTGGAACCGACCCTCCTCGCCGATCTCGAGGAGGCCCTGGTCACCGCCCGCGACCGTGACGCCGTCGCCGACGCCCTCCTGGGATTCACGAGCCTTCGCGTGCGTCGATCGGCGATCTTCGCCGTGGGGAAAGACGGCGTGAAGGGGCTCGCGGGACGCGGCCGTGCCTTCGAGTCCGAGAAGCTCCGGCGCGTGTCCCTTCCGCCCGGGTCCGGGACGATCTTCGACACCGCGCTCGGAAGCCGCGACTTCTACTTCGGCGTCGTGCCGGCGCTCCCGCCCAATCGCGACCTCTACACGGCGCTGGGCGGGCGCCTCCCCGCGTCGGTGCTGATCCTGCCGATCCTGGTGAAGGAGCGGACGGCCGCCCTCCTCTACCTCGACGACGACGACGAGCGGATGCTCAATCCCGACATCGCCTCCATGCGACGGGTCGCGATGAAGGCCGGGCTCGCCTTCGAGCTGCTGCTCCTGCGCAACAAGCTTCGCGAGATCTAGAAACGGAAAGGGCGCCCTCGCGGGCGCCCTTTCCGTTTCCCGACCCGTGGGAACTCCCGACTAGCGGTACACCTCGACGCGGTCGCCCAGGCGCACCTCGCGAACGGTCTGCACGATCTTCGCCGCGGAGGTGCCGTCCCCCACGGTGAGCACGACGGCCCGGCCGAGCATCTGGCGCGGCAGCTCGGGAACGTCGCGGTAAAGCGTGAGCAGGGTTCCGGGCTTCACCCCCGCGGCCGACCCGAGGTCGGTGTAGATCACGTGACCTTGCCCGGTCGCCTGGAGCTTGTCCTTCGCGGTCACCACGTACCCCTGCTCCCCCCCCGAAGGGTCGACGGCGTAGCGGTCGAACGGGGGAAGGGTGCGGGTCGCGGGGGCCTCCAGATCGGTCCACGGCACGATCTCGTCGCTGTCGCGCATCGTGGTGCACGACATCGAGATGACCGCGATCGCGGTGTTCTCCTGGGCGGCGAGGACCTGGAGCTTTCCGAGGCGGAGGATCATGGTGCCGAGCGCCTGTCCCGTGACCGGGTGCACGACGGCGGAGCCGCGACGGATCACGGCGAGCTGCTGGCCGGCGGCGACGCCCTGGGCGGAACCGCGATTGAGGTAGACGACATCGCCGTCGGCGACCTCCTTGCGCTCCATCTCGCGGCCGGCGATCCAGGTCTCGGAGGCCTGATGCTCGGTCTCGATGAACCCCGAACAGTAGAGATCCGCCGTGTCCGCGAGCGGCACCAGCGGCGGAGGCATCGGCGCGACCGGGGCCGGCTTCTCGGCCGGCGCCTCGGGGGCGCCGGTGCCGGTCTCGGCATCGGCGGTCGGCTCGGGGGCCGGCTCACCCGCGGGGGGTCCCTCGGGAGGCACGACCTCGGGCTTCCCGGGAACGTTCAGGGGATCGCCGGGGTAGATCCAGTGGCTGTCGAGCACGTACCGGTTCTGGTCCCAGACCTGCGGCCAGAGGTAGGGATTGTCGAGCCACTTCCCCGCGAGGTCCCAGAGGGTGTCCCCCTTCTGGATGATGTAGGCCTCCGGAGTCGCCTGCGGAGGGTCCCACGGCGTCCAGTGGCCGTCGGGCATTTGCTTCAGGTTCTTCGGCGGCCGGGTCGAGGTGCTCTTCGAGGCAGCGTCCTCGGCGTACGTCGCACCGAACGCGAGGACCGCGATCACCCCCCAAGCCCCGAGCTTCAGCGCTTTGCTCATCCGCAGCTCCTATGCCCGCCGCTCCATTCCCGGTCCCCCGTCGATCACCCGGGGGAATCCCAGAGACCGGGACGGCAAATCGCCGGCAAATATAGGCCCGACAATGCGGAATTCAAGACAGGTAAAAGTCGAGGGCCGTCCGGCCATAAACCGAGGTCCGGGTGAGCGCCCATCCCTGGGGGGGCTGGGCCGGCTCGGACCGGGTATCGCGCTCGAGGACGATCGACGCCCCGGAGGGGAGGACCCCCGAAACCACGAGCGCCTCGAGGAAGTGTGGACCTGCCCCGTCGGCCCACGGCGGATCGGCGAAAACCCAGGCAAACGGCCCCTCGACGCGGCGGCCGCGCAGGAGAGCCACGGCGTCCCCCTGGACGAGCCGGCAGCGGTCGGCGATCCCCAAGGCACGGGCGTTCTCCCGGATCGCGTCGGAGGCGAGCCGCCCCGACTCGATGAAAACCGCCTCGTCGGCCCCCCGGCTCAACGCCTCGAACCCGAGTGCCCCGCTCCCCGCATAGGCGTCGAGGACGCGCCCGCCGGGAAGGCGCTGGCCGAGAATGTCGAAGAGGGCCTGGCGGACCCGGTCGGAGGTCGGACGCAGCCCCGGGGCCTCGGGGACGCGGAGCCGCCGGCCCCTCAGGTCTCCGGCGACGATCCGGACGAGACCCAAGGTCAGCCGCGACGGGCGCCGGAGGTCCGCCGCCCGCGGGTGCGTGGCCGCCGACGTCGTCCCGCTCCCCCGCCGCCCCCCCCTTCGGCACGCTCCCCGGAGAAACCCGCGAGGGGCTCCGGGCGGACCGGCTCGCCGAGGAGGTGCTCGATCGCGGTCAGGCGCCTTGCGTCGAGCGGGGTCACGAAGGTGATCGCCCGTCCGAGGCGGTGGGCGCGGCCGGTGCGCCCGATGCGGTGGACGTAGTCCTCGGCGTGCATCGGGACGTCGTAGTTGATGACGAGGTCGATGTCGGTGATGTCGAGGCCGCGCGCGGCGACGTCCGTGGCGACGAGGATGTGGAACTCGCCGCGCCGGAAGGCGTCGAGGGCGCGCTCGCGGTTGGCCTGCGAGAGCAGGCTCGACAACGCGACGACCTCCATGTTGCGGGCGCGCAGGCGGCGGCTGATCTCCGAGGTCGCCTCGCGCGTCGCCGTGAAGACGAGGGCCTTCGCGGGGTTCTCGCGCTGCAGGAGCGCCACGAGCGCGGCGTCCTTGCTCGCCTTGTCCACGAAGATGAGGGAATGGTCGATCGTGTCCTTGACGATCTGCTGCGCCTCGATGCGCACCGTCTCCGGATGGAACATGTAGCGCTCGGACAGCCGCCGGATCTCCTCGGGAAAGGTCGCCGAGAACAGGAGCGTCTGACGGCTCATCGGTGCCCGCTTCAGGATCGCGTCGATGTCGCGGATGAACCCCATGTCGAGCATGCGGTCGGCCTCGTCGAGAACGAACACGCGCACCCGCCGGAGGGACAACGTCGCCTGCTGCAGGAAGTCGAGCAGTCGCCCCGGCGTGGCGACGAGCAGGTCGCACCCGTCGGAGAGCGCCTGCTTCTGCATCCCGCTGGATGTTCCGCCGTAGGCGAGCACGGTTCGCAGGCCGAGGTGCTTGCCGAATCGCTCGGCCTCCCCCGCCACCTGGATGGCGAGCTCGCGCGTGGGGCACATCACGACCGCCTGCGGCCCTTCACCCCCGTCCTGGAGACCCTGGAAGATCGTCAGCAGGTAGGCGAGCGTCTTCCCCGTGCCCGTCTGGGCGATGCCGACGAGGTCGTGGCCGCGCAGCAGGATCGGGATCGCCTGCTCCTGGATCGGCGTCGGCGTCGTGTAGCCGGCTTCGTCGAGGGCCTGCTGGGATTCGGGTCGGAGGGAGAAGTCTCGGAAGGTCTTGGAGTGCATCAGACCAGGGCCTCGATCTCCGCGTCTTCGAGCAGGCGGTTGGAGCGTTTGGCGGCCTCGAAGATGCGCGCCACGCGCTCCTCCGTCGCCGGGATCCCCTTCGTCTCGAGCCAGTACACCACGTTCGACTTCCCGCTCATGGGCCCCACGCGGATCTTCTGCGCGAAGCCGAAATCGGCCGCGGGCACGCCGGAGTAGACGCGGTCCACGAGCCAGCCGTCCCCCATGCGGAACGCCTTGATCACCGCCGCGGCGTGTACGCCGGTCGCCGTCTGGAAGGCATCGGCCCCGACGACCGGGTAGTTGTCGGGGATGGGGACGCCCAGGGCGTCGGCCGCCGTGCGGGAGTATTCGCCGAGCTTCGTCAGGTCGCGGTCGATCCACCCCAGGAGCCTGAGGTTCACGAGCATCAGATCGAGCTCCATGTTCCCCGAGCGCTCGCCGACGCCGAGCGCGCAGCCGTGCACGCGGGTCGCCCCCGCGGCGAAGGCCGCGAGGCCGTTGGCGAGCGCCAGGCCGCGGTCGCGGTGGCCGTGCCAGTCGATCCCGACCTCGCGCCCGCCGGCTTCGTCCAGGGCTTCCCGCACGAATCTCACGAGCGCGGTCGCTCCCCACGGCGTCGCGTGCCCGGTCGTGTCGGCGACGACCACGCGCCGCGCCCCGAGCCGCACCGCTTCCTGGTAGAGGCGCCGGATCGTCTCGGGTTTCGAGCGGGTCGTGTCCTCGGCGACGAACAGGACCGGAAGGCCCGCGGCCACGGCGATCGTGATCGCCTCCGCCGACCGGCGGAGGAGGAACTCCTCGTCCCAACCCTCCGTGTACTGGCGGATCGCGGAGGAGCCGATGAAGAGCGAGACCTCGATCGGGACGCCGCTCGCGCGGGCCACCTCAACGATCGGCTCGACGTCTCGGGGAAGCGTCCGTGCGGTGCAGTTCGGCGCGATGTCCAGTTTCGCGTCGCGGATCTCGCGGCACAACGCCTCGACGTCGGCCGCCGCCCGCGGACCCGCGCTCGGGATCCCGACGTTCGCGGCCTCCACGCCGAGGTCGTCCATCAGGTGCAGGAGCCGGAGCTTCTTTTCGATCGGGGGATCGAGGACCGACGGCGACTGCAGCCCGTCCCGAAGGGTCACGTCGTTGAGCATGACCTGCGCCGGACGCATGGGCGGAAGGGCCGCCGCCGCGTGGTTCCAGTCGTGGATCAACTCCTCGCGCATCTCGCCCGGGATGCTATCAGACTAGAAGTACCCGCGATCCTTCAGGTATTGCAGGCTCCTGCGCATCTGCTTGATCTCCCCTTCGGCGATGAACATCGCGCGAACGGTTTCCTGTCCGCGCGGGAAATCCGCCGGAAGCGGGGGCAGGACGACTTCGCGGAGGGCGTCGGCGGCGGAGTCGTCGAGCGGGTAACACCCCGACTCGGTCTCGATCGACACGCCGACCACCTGCCCGTCCTTGGTGATCGTGAACCGGACCACGTTGCGGTGGTCGAGCGCCCAGCTCTGGTTCTCCGCCGCCCAGCGTTCGAATACCCCCGACGTCATCCAGAGACGGTTGTGCCAGGCGCGCCAGATCGCGATGTAGATCGCGCGACCGTAGTCTCCCCAGTCGTAGTCGACGCTTTCGAACTGCAGGTTGCCGACGCCGTACCCGACGAACGGGAGCGAGGAGAGGTCGAGCGGGCCTCCCTCCCCCTTGCCGCCGCCTTTCGGCCCCTTGTTCGACGGCGCGAGGTCCGGTTTGGGGAGGGCCTGCTGGAAGCTCCGGATCCGCCCGGCGAGGTCGCGCGGCGCGATCGACGTCCGACCGGCCTCCTCGCGGTCGGGCACTCCCGGCGCGGGATCGGGAAGCGGCCCGCCGCGCGCCCCGCCCTTCGGCCGGGAGTCCTCCATCCCCGACGAGCGCGACACCTTCGGCGTCTCCGGGGGAGGACCCTCCGGGATCCGGCGGTTCGGCTCCATCCGGTATCGCGCGTCGCGAGGAGGATCGACGGGAGGAGGCGTCTCCTTCCGCAGCCGCATCTCCTCCGCGGGAGCCTTGGGAGCCGGCGCGGGAGCCGGCGCGGGACTGGACGGCGGGGGCGCGGGAGGCCTCGGGCTCATGAAGACGACCGGCGGCGACGCGGCGACTTCGGGACTCGCCGGCTGCACCTGCGCGAGGGTCTGCTGCTTCCAGTCGGGCATGACGAGGATCCCGATCACGATCAGCAGGTGGGCGATCACCGACAGCAACACCGCGAGCTGCATCCGGAAGATCCGGCGAAGCGCCGCGGTTTCCTCGTTCTCGAGGGGCTCCGGGCCCGTCAGGTGGAGTTGCTGCATCGTTGGGCGACCCGGTGGAAAGTCTGGCGCACCCGGGAGAATTCCGCCCGTGGCACCGTCGGGTGCACGCGGTTGGTCAACAGCACGTAGATCCGCGGGACACGGGGCTCGATCCAGACCGAAGTCCCGGTGAACCCGAAGTGGCCGACCGCGTCGTCGTCGAGCACCCCGCGCACCGATTCGGTGAGCGGCGCGAAGGTGAAGCCGAACGACCGCGTCCCCTCCCCGGCGACCGGGGCGAGCATCCGGCGCCGCGCCGGCGAGTCCAGGACGTGGCGCGCGATCGCGGCGACGGCGTCGGCGGTCGCGAAGAGGCCGGCGTGCCCGGCGACGCCGCCCAGCCCCCAGGCGTTCCCGTCGTGAACCGCGCCACGGATGACCTCCGTCCGGAACGGATGATCGTGCCCGGCCTCCCCCGCGAGCTCGCGCTCGAAGGCGTTCCCGCGTTCGGTGGGAGCGGCGTCCTCGAATCGGTCCGAGGTCCCCGCGTATCCCGCGCGGGCGAGGCCGAGCGTGGCCGCGATGCGCACGTCGAACAGGACGTCGAGGGGACGTCCGAGCGCCCGCTCGATCGCGATGCCCAGGAGGATGTACCCGAGGTCGGAGTAGAGCGTGGTGCCGGGGGGAGCGGCCGCCGGCTCCGCGGCGATCGCCGCGAGATAGGCCTCCCGCGTCGATCCGGAGAGATAGAGCGGCCGCCAGGGCGGAAGCCCGGCACGGTGGGCGCCGAGGTCCAGGAGGGTGGCGCGCTCCCACGCCGAGCCCGAAAGCTCGGGAAGCCAGGCCCCCGCGGGAGCGGAGAGATCGATCGCGCCGCGATGCTCGGCCAGGGCCGCGAGGAGCGCCGTCGCGAGCGGCTTCGTCAGCGACGCGAGGTCGAAGGGGGTCTCGAACGTCACGGACCCCGCGGCGCCCCGGGCGAGCGTCTTGCCGGAGGACTCCACGTGCCAGCAGGCGCCGGGCATCGAACCGGCGGAGACCTCGGCCTCGACGAACGCGCGGAGCGGGTCGCTGCTCACACGCGACCGGGGTTCGCGGCGATCGCGTCGCGGACCCGGAAGGCGAGCTCGAGGGCGCGACGACCTTGGAGGCCGTCCACCGGGGGGGGTGTCCGGGAGGCCACGGCGTCGAGGAACGCGTCGAGCTCGATGGCGAGAGGCTCCCCGTCCTCGACCGGCAGGTGGTCGTGCGCGATCCCGGGAGCTCCGTCGGCGCCGAAGGCGAGCTTCCAGCGCTCGACCGTCTTCGCGCCCGTGTCGCACGCGATGTACGTGCGCGACTGGAAGACGCGAATGCGGCGAAGGCGCTCGGCCGAGATCCGGCTCGCCGTGAGGTTCGCGACGCATCCGCTCGCGAGGCGGATCCTGGCGTTGGCGATGTCGACCTTGTCGGTCAGCGCCGCCACCCCGACCGCGTCGACGGAGACGGCGTCCGTGCCGTCGAGGAACAGCAGGAGGTCGAGGTCGTGGATCATGAGGTCGAGGATGACGTCGACGTCCGTCGACCGCGCGGAGAACCCCGCGAGACGGTGGATCTCGAGGAATCGCGGGGCGTCCACCGCCCTCGCGAGCGCCCGCATCGCCGGGTTGAAACGCTCCGTGTGCCCCACCATCACGAGACGGCCGGACGCGGCCGCCTGTTTCAGGATCGCGTCGGCATCTTCGAGGGAGGAGGCGATCGGCTTCTCGATCAGGACGTCCGCGCCGCCGGCGAGCAGGATCTCCGCCGCCTCGCGGTGGTGGACGGTCGGCGTCGCGACGCTCGCCGCCTCCACCTTCCCCACGAGGTCGCGGGCCTGCGCGAACGCCTGGCACCCGAACTCCTTCGCGATCTCTCGGGCGCGCTCGGCGTTCGCGTCCGCGACGCCGACGAGCCGGCATTTCGGATTCGACGCATAGAGGCGCGCGTGGTGGCGACCGAGATGGCCGACGCCGACGACGCCCACCGGGACCGGCGCGCTCACCGGCACACCCCGCGCTTGGCGGTGCGGACGAAGTCGAGGAAGTACGCGACCTCCGGGATGTGGCCGAGCTCCTGCTCGACTTTCCGCTGCGCCTGCTCCAGGAGGAGCTTCGAGCGGAACAGCGTCATGTAGCAGCGCTTGATCCCCTCGATCGTCTCGGTGGAGTAACCGCGGCGCTTGAGCCCCACGAGGTTGATGCCGTGCGTCGCCGCGCGGTTCCCCACGGTGATCACCCACGGGAGCGCATCCTGCGTCACGACCGAATACCCCCCGATGAAGGCGAACTTCGCGACCCGGCAGAACTGGTGGACGCCGCTGTAGGCGCCGACGGTGGCGTCGTCGCCGACTTCGACGTGCCCCGCGAGGGTCGCCGCGTTGGCGAAGATGCAGCGGGAGCCGACCTGTCCG
This genomic window contains:
- a CDS encoding DEAD/DEAH box helicase; translation: MHSKTFRDFSLRPESQQALDEAGYTTPTPIQEQAIPILLRGHDLVGIAQTGTGKTLAYLLTIFQGLQDGGEGPQAVVMCPTRELAIQVAGEAERFGKHLGLRTVLAYGGTSSGMQKQALSDGCDLLVATPGRLLDFLQQATLSLRRVRVFVLDEADRMLDMGFIRDIDAILKRAPMSRQTLLFSATFPEEIRRLSERYMFHPETVRIEAQQIVKDTIDHSLIFVDKASKDAALVALLQRENPAKALVFTATREATSEISRRLRARNMEVVALSSLLSQANRERALDAFRRGEFHILVATDVAARGLDITDIDLVINYDVPMHAEDYVHRIGRTGRAHRLGRAITFVTPLDARRLTAIEHLLGEPVRPEPLAGFSGERAEGGGGGGAGRRRRPRTRGRRTSGARRG
- a CDS encoding LeuA family protein, producing the protein MREELIHDWNHAAAALPPMRPAQVMLNDVTLRDGLQSPSVLDPPIEKKLRLLHLMDDLGVEAANVGIPSAGPRAAADVEALCREIRDAKLDIAPNCTARTLPRDVEPIVEVARASGVPIEVSLFIGSSAIRQYTEGWDEEFLLRRSAEAITIAVAAGLPVLFVAEDTTRSKPETIRRLYQEAVRLGARRVVVADTTGHATPWGATALVRFVREALDEAGGREVGIDWHGHRDRGLALANGLAAFAAGATRVHGCALGVGERSGNMELDLMLVNLRLLGWIDRDLTKLGEYSRTAADALGVPIPDNYPVVGADAFQTATGVHAAAVIKAFRMGDGWLVDRVYSGVPAADFGFAQKIRVGPMSGKSNVVYWLETKGIPATEERVARIFEAAKRSNRLLEDAEIEALV
- a CDS encoding energy transducer TonB, translated to MQQLHLTGPEPLENEETAALRRIFRMQLAVLLSVIAHLLIVIGILVMPDWKQQTLAQVQPASPEVAASPPVVFMSPRPPAPPPSSPAPAPAPAPKAPAEEMRLRKETPPPVDPPRDARYRMEPNRRIPEGPPPETPKVSRSSGMEDSRPKGGARGGPLPDPAPGVPDREEAGRTSIAPRDLAGRIRSFQQALPKPDLAPSNKGPKGGGKGEGGPLDLSSLPFVGYGVGNLQFESVDYDWGDYGRAIYIAIWRAWHNRLWMTSGVFERWAAENQSWALDHRNVVRFTITKDGQVVGVSIETESGCYPLDDSAADALREVVLPPLPADFPRGQETVRAMFIAEGEIKQMRRSLQYLKDRGYF
- a CDS encoding serine hydrolase domain-containing protein, whose product is MSSDPLRAFVEAEVSAGSMPGACWHVESSGKTLARGAAGSVTFETPFDLASLTKPLATALLAALAEHRGAIDLSAPAGAWLPELSGSAWERATLLDLGAHRAGLPPWRPLYLSGSTREAYLAAIAAEPAAAPPGTTLYSDLGYILLGIAIERALGRPLDVLFDVRIAATLGLARAGYAGTSDRFEDAAPTERGNAFERELAGEAGHDHPFRTEVIRGAVHDGNAWGLGGVAGHAGLFATADAVAAIARHVLDSPARRRMLAPVAGEGTRSFGFTFAPLTESVRGVLDDDAVGHFGFTGTSVWIEPRVPRIYVLLTNRVHPTVPRAEFSRVRQTFHRVAQRCSNST
- a CDS encoding Gfo/Idh/MocA family oxidoreductase, coding for MSAPVPVGVVGVGHLGRHHARLYASNPKCRLVGVADANAERAREIAKEFGCQAFAQARDLVGKVEAASVATPTVHHREAAEILLAGGADVLIEKPIASSLEDADAILKQAAASGRLVMVGHTERFNPAMRALARAVDAPRFLEIHRLAGFSARSTDVDVILDLMIHDLDLLLFLDGTDAVSVDAVGVAALTDKVDIANARIRLASGCVANLTASRISAERLRRIRVFQSRTYIACDTGAKTVERWKLAFGADGAPGIAHDHLPVEDGEPLAIELDAFLDAVASRTPPPVDGLQGRRALELAFRVRDAIAANPGRV
- the lpxA gene encoding acyl-ACP--UDP-N-acetylglucosamine O-acyltransferase, with the protein product MGAAAIDPRAVVHPDATIGDDVVIGPFCVLGPEVVVGDRCRLESHVVIDGRTTLGPDNAVSPFASLGGPPQDLKYKGEPTGLVIGARNTIREYVTVNRGTPGGGGITRIGDDNLLMAQAHIAHDGQVGSRCIFANAATLAGHVEVGDDATVGAYSGVHQFCRVAKFAFIGGYSVVTQDALPWVITVGNRAATHGINLVGLKRRGYSTETIEGIKRCYMTLFRSKLLLEQAQRKVEQELGHIPEVAYFLDFVRTAKRGVCR